Proteins from one Mesoplodon densirostris isolate mMesDen1 chromosome 1, mMesDen1 primary haplotype, whole genome shotgun sequence genomic window:
- the PRLHR gene encoding prolactin-releasing peptide receptor: MASLPTQGPGAPDFFSGLLPAASTATNQSSEALVGNGSAAGPGAQAITPFQSLQLVHQLKGLIVLLYSIVVVVGLVGNCLLVLVIARVRRLHNVTNFLIGNLALSDVLMCTACVPLTLAYAFEPRGWVFGGGLCHLVFFLQPVTVYVSVFTLATIAVDRYVVLVHPLRRRISLRLSAYAVLAIWALSAVLALPAAVHTYHVELKPHGVRLCEEFWGSQERQRQLYAWGLLLVTYLLPLLVILLSYVRVSVKLRNRVVPGCVTPSQADWDRARRRRTFCLLVVVVVVFAVCWLPLHVFNLLRDLDPRAIDPYAFGLVQLLCHWLAMSSACYNPFIYAWLHDSFRDELRKLLLTWPRKIAPHGQSVTVSVVI, encoded by the coding sequence ATGGCCTCACTGCCGACTCAGGGTCCCGGGGCCCCTGACTTCTTTTCTGGGCTGCTGCCGGCGGCTTCAACTGCGACCAACCAGAGCTCAGAAGCCTTGGTGGGCAATGGGTCGGCGGCTGGTCCGGGTGCTCAGGCCATCACGCCATTCCAAAGCCTGCAGCTGGTGCATCAGCTGAAGGGGCTGATTGTGCTGCTCTACAGCATCGTGGTGGTCGTGGGGCTGGTAGGCAACTGCCTGCTGGTGCTGGTGATCGCACGGGTGCGTCGGCTGCACAACGTGACCAACTTCCTCATCGGTAACCTGGCCTTGTCGGACGTGCTCATGTGCACCGCCTGCGTGCCGCTCACGCTGGCCTACGCTTTCGAGCCACGCGGCTGGGTGTTCGGCGGCGGCCTGTGCCACCTGGTCTTCTTCCTGCAGCCCGTCACCGTCTATGTGTCTGTGTTCACGCTCGCCACCATCGCGGTGGACCGCTACGTCGTGCTGGTGCACCCGCTGCGCCGGCGCATCTCGCTGCGCCTCAGCGCCTACGCGGTGCTGGCCATCTGGGCGCTGTCCGCGGTGCTGGCGCTGCCGGCCGCCGTGCACACCTACCACGTCGAGCTCAAGCCACACGGCGTGCGCCTCTGCGAGGAGTTCTGGGGGTCCCAGGAGCGCCAACGCCAGCTCTACGCTTGGGGGCTGCTGCTGGTCACCTACCTGCTCCCCCTGCTGGTCATCCTCTTGTCTTATGTCCGGGTGTCGGTGAAGCTCCGCAACCGCGTGGTGCCGGGCTGCGTGACCCCGAGCCAAGCGGACTGGGATCGCGCGCGCCGCCGCCGCACCTTCTgcctgctggtggtggtggtggtggtgttcgCCGTCTGCTGGCTGCCCCTGCACGTCTTCAATCTGCTGCGGGATCTCGACCCGCGCGCCATAGACCCCTATGCCTTCGGGTTAGTGCAGCTGCTCTGCCACTGGCTCGCCATGAGCTCGGCCTGCTACAACCCCTTCATCTACGCCTGGCTGCACGACAGCTTCCGTGACGAGCTCCGCAAGCTGTTGCTCACGTGGCCCCGCAAGATCGCGCCGCACGGCCAGAGCGTGACAGTCAGCGTGGTCATCTGA